A single Paenibacillus sp. FSL R5-0517 DNA region contains:
- a CDS encoding glycoside hydrolase family 27 protein, producing MNHTLAASTPPLGWNSWDCYGAAVTEDEIRGNAEYMAEHLKDFGWSYITVDIQWYEPLANSSQYRPFVPLIMDEYSRLMPAENRFPSAAGGQGFKPLADYVHSLGLQFGIHIMRGIPRQAAHAGTSILGTTATARDIAHPNSICPWNTDMYGVDSSKEGAQAYYDSLFELYAQWGVDLVKVDDIAASRLYDTHQPEIEMISKAIERSGRPMVLSLSPGPAPVEYSEFLAAHANMWRVTDDFWDLWPLLLDMFDRCRTWQGVPQAGCWPDCDMLPLGHIGIRSVDGGGADRWTRFTPDEQLTMMSLWSIFRSPLIFGGELRDNDEWTLSLLTNREVLRMHRESYGAREALRQEDLIVWTAQHADGSAYVAVFNTGENPLPVDLSFDKIGLSGITEGTELWSGEAAECTENSLTSTVPTHGVRLYRFS from the coding sequence ATGAATCATACGCTTGCAGCATCAACTCCACCGCTTGGCTGGAACAGTTGGGATTGTTACGGTGCGGCTGTTACGGAAGACGAAATTCGTGGCAACGCGGAGTACATGGCAGAACATCTTAAAGACTTCGGCTGGAGCTATATTACGGTCGACATTCAATGGTACGAGCCTTTGGCCAATTCTTCGCAATATCGTCCATTCGTTCCACTAATCATGGATGAATATTCACGGCTTATGCCTGCTGAGAATCGGTTTCCCTCTGCTGCCGGTGGACAGGGATTTAAGCCATTAGCCGACTACGTTCATAGTCTGGGGTTGCAATTTGGCATTCACATCATGCGGGGTATTCCACGTCAAGCTGCACATGCAGGGACTTCGATCCTGGGCACAACCGCCACTGCGCGCGATATTGCTCATCCGAACTCCATCTGTCCGTGGAATACGGATATGTATGGTGTCGATAGCTCAAAAGAAGGCGCACAGGCCTATTACGATTCGCTCTTTGAATTATATGCCCAATGGGGCGTTGACTTGGTGAAGGTAGACGATATCGCTGCTTCCAGGCTCTATGATACTCATCAGCCCGAGATTGAGATGATATCCAAAGCGATTGAGCGCTCCGGGCGCCCCATGGTACTGAGTCTCTCTCCTGGGCCTGCTCCGGTGGAATACTCGGAATTCTTAGCCGCACATGCAAACATGTGGCGTGTTACGGATGATTTCTGGGATCTTTGGCCGCTGTTATTGGATATGTTTGATCGCTGCCGGACGTGGCAAGGGGTTCCCCAAGCTGGCTGCTGGCCAGACTGTGATATGTTGCCATTGGGTCATATCGGTATCCGTTCTGTAGACGGTGGTGGAGCGGATCGCTGGACTCGGTTCACACCTGACGAGCAATTAACGATGATGTCACTGTGGAGTATCTTCCGTTCCCCGCTCATTTTTGGTGGTGAACTGCGAGATAACGACGAATGGACGCTGTCCCTGTTAACCAATCGTGAGGTTCTGCGAATGCATCGCGAGAGTTACGGAGCCAGAGAAGCCTTACGCCAAGAAGATCTTATTGTATGGACTGCCCAACATGCGGATGGTTCCGCTTATGTCGCTGTGTTTAACACAGGAGAGAACCCCCTTCCCGTGGATCTGTCTTTTGATAAGATCGGACTGTCCGGTATTACCGAAGGTACTGAATTGTGGAGCGGGGAAGCTGCTGAATGTACAGAGAATTCCTTAACTTCGACTGTGCCAACACACGGTGTGCGTCTCTATCGGTTTTCTTAA
- a CDS encoding ribonuclease domain-containing protein, with the protein MFFRKFAYTLVIILAALLFSGCTSESLLDVGSPQVSEDMGFDEIANYISEHKELPPNYITKKEARDLGWEASEGNLHEVAPGKSIGGDVFGNREGLLPNKKGRIWYEADINYTGGRRGSDRILYSNDGLIYKTTDHYKSFEQLK; encoded by the coding sequence ATGTTTTTCAGAAAATTCGCTTACACATTAGTAATCATCCTCGCCGCATTATTGTTCTCCGGTTGTACATCAGAGTCTTTACTGGACGTCGGATCACCTCAAGTTTCGGAGGATATGGGATTCGATGAGATTGCCAATTATATCTCGGAGCATAAAGAGCTCCCACCCAACTATATCACCAAGAAAGAGGCCAGGGATCTGGGATGGGAAGCCAGTGAAGGAAATTTACATGAAGTGGCTCCAGGTAAAAGCATCGGCGGTGACGTGTTCGGGAACCGGGAAGGACTACTCCCAAACAAAAAAGGCCGGATATGGTATGAAGCCGATATCAATTACACAGGAGGACGGCGCGGAAGCGACCGAATTCTATACTCGAATGACGGTTTAATCTATAAGACGACAGATCATTACAAGTCATTTGAACAGTTAAAATAA
- a CDS encoding helix-turn-helix domain-containing protein: MTEKSHKRLPGRPKHGDDDISIQQTIIQTASKLFMEYGYEAVTLQQIGKACNVSKPTIYYHFTSKPELFKVAFTTMLQNVSRLTSHMLDQAESLEAGLVRLAEARLANPHAEIVTMLREAEPFLDQVQIQDIRDAEHHIHEVLAIHFQRAMDENRLRMDDPFFLAETFSTMMLMGNREDNLNKYGSNLSLGQRLVDIFIRGAQ; the protein is encoded by the coding sequence ATGACAGAAAAATCACACAAACGTTTGCCTGGAAGACCCAAACATGGCGATGACGATATCTCCATTCAGCAAACCATCATACAAACAGCTTCAAAGCTGTTCATGGAGTATGGCTACGAAGCGGTTACACTTCAGCAAATTGGCAAAGCATGTAACGTGTCAAAACCAACCATTTATTATCATTTCACCAGCAAGCCAGAGCTGTTTAAAGTTGCCTTCACAACGATGCTTCAGAATGTGAGCCGATTAACCTCGCATATGCTCGATCAAGCCGAGAGTCTGGAGGCGGGGCTTGTGCGTTTGGCAGAGGCCAGACTGGCCAATCCACATGCAGAGATTGTAACGATGCTCCGAGAAGCTGAACCTTTTCTTGACCAGGTCCAGATTCAGGACATACGGGATGCAGAGCATCATATTCACGAAGTGTTAGCCATTCATTTTCAACGGGCAATGGATGAAAACAGACTACGGATGGACGATCCGTTTTTTCTGGCAGAGACCTTCTCGACCATGATGCTAATGGGTAATCGGGAAGATAACCTGAATAAATATGGTTCCAATTTATCATTAGGCCAGAGACTAGTGGATATTTTCATTCGCGGAGCGCAATGA
- a CDS encoding amino acid ABC transporter ATP-binding protein yields the protein MAKIKVEGLKKSFGSNQVLKGIDVAVNEGEVVCVIGPSGSGKSTFLRCINQLEDITAGRVIVDDQDLNDPKTNINKARENIGMVFQHFNLFPHFNVLKNIMFAPRELGVLNAEEARKTGLSLLDRVGLSDKADSFPSQLSGGQKQRVAIARALAMNPDVMLFDEPTSALDPEMVGEVLGVMKDLASEGMTMIIVTHEMGFAREVADRVIFMDGGYIVEQGTPEQIFGNPKNERTISFLEKVL from the coding sequence GTGGCTAAAATAAAAGTTGAAGGTTTGAAGAAAAGTTTCGGCTCGAATCAGGTTCTTAAGGGAATTGATGTAGCGGTCAACGAAGGAGAAGTCGTCTGTGTCATCGGACCTTCCGGCTCAGGAAAAAGTACCTTCTTGCGCTGCATCAACCAATTGGAGGATATCACAGCAGGTCGAGTTATCGTGGATGATCAGGACCTCAATGATCCTAAAACCAACATTAACAAAGCGCGTGAAAATATCGGCATGGTATTTCAACATTTTAACTTATTCCCTCATTTTAACGTCTTGAAAAATATAATGTTTGCGCCAAGAGAATTAGGGGTTTTAAACGCAGAAGAGGCTCGAAAAACGGGCCTTAGCTTACTCGATCGTGTCGGGTTGTCTGATAAAGCGGATAGTTTCCCCAGTCAACTCTCGGGTGGGCAAAAACAACGGGTTGCTATCGCTCGTGCGCTTGCCATGAACCCGGATGTGATGTTATTTGATGAACCGACTTCGGCGCTTGATCCAGAGATGGTAGGCGAAGTTCTAGGGGTTATGAAAGATCTAGCGAGTGAGGGCATGACGATGATCATTGTTACACACGAGATGGGTTTTGCACGTGAAGTAGCTGACCGCGTCATCTTCATGGACGGTGGTTATATTGTCGAGCAGGGTACCCCTGAACAAATATTTGGAAATCCGAAGAATGAACGGACGATCAGCTTTTTGGAAAAGGTACTCTAG
- a CDS encoding AraC family transcriptional regulator gives MNIPRGTYGFRFAEDKELQLCVLYAAGSDSITEPSYHWDGLERSDGPLLLFQYTTSGEGVFESNNCIHHVSAGQAFLAEIPGAHRYYYDSASKEPWEFLFLLFRPTLILSHWRKFLREAGEVPYLPVDCTPIRLLRMIVTDAAAGRITDPLIASSSVYQFMTELTRLQRTTLRNRKNWSENIQIAVEYIENNYSKMISIDHLAEYVSLSKYHFIRRFSSSTGLTPGAYLTRVRTEKAFELLRGTTLSIEVIAEQVGYSSGSYFIKAFRSITGVTPGEFRSGGESLVYRKLFFD, from the coding sequence ATGAATATCCCCAGAGGAACTTATGGGTTTCGATTCGCCGAAGACAAAGAGCTCCAACTGTGTGTACTCTATGCAGCCGGAAGTGATTCAATAACTGAACCTTCTTATCATTGGGATGGACTTGAACGTTCGGACGGGCCTCTTCTATTATTCCAATATACAACTTCGGGTGAAGGTGTATTTGAGTCAAACAATTGCATACATCATGTTTCCGCAGGACAAGCTTTTTTGGCAGAAATTCCAGGAGCACATCGCTATTACTATGATTCAGCGTCAAAAGAACCTTGGGAGTTTCTGTTCCTGTTGTTCAGACCCACTCTTATTCTGTCCCATTGGCGAAAATTCCTTCGGGAAGCGGGAGAAGTTCCCTATCTCCCCGTTGATTGTACACCCATCCGATTGTTGCGTATGATCGTGACTGATGCGGCGGCAGGCAGAATCACTGATCCTCTGATTGCATCATCCAGCGTATATCAGTTCATGACAGAATTGACCCGCTTACAGAGAACAACATTACGCAACAGGAAGAATTGGTCTGAAAACATTCAAATAGCCGTTGAATACATAGAGAACAATTACTCCAAGATGATCAGTATTGATCACCTTGCCGAGTATGTTTCCCTTTCCAAATATCACTTTATACGTCGCTTTTCCTCCAGTACAGGCTTGACTCCAGGTGCTTATCTCACCCGTGTACGTACCGAGAAAGCTTTCGAACTGCTGCGCGGAACTACTCTTAGCATTGAAGTCATCGCCGAACAAGTTGGTTATTCCAGTGGAAGTTATTTTATCAAAGCTTTTCGCAGTATAACCGGGGTTACGCCAGGCGAATTTCGAAGCGGTGGTGAAAGCCTTGTGTACCGTAAATTATTTTTCGACTAA
- a CDS encoding alpha/beta fold hydrolase — translation MKTAQRTNKWKKIIIWTILSIVIIVAGAFVYLNSVTYSPSERAEAAMISDAQVNVTKIKDGYRFEPVGTEVTEPNIIFYPGGLVEPESYSPFTRAMAEEGHRVYIANMPINLAIFGQNKADSFVEEHPDEAFVIGGHSLGGSFASRYAAEHTEKLKGAFFLASYADEGGSLKNTDLSILQITGSDDGVLNREDWESAKANLPEDTTYVTIEGGNHGQFGSYGMQKGDNQPAITKEEQLEEVVVALRNWMDKLK, via the coding sequence TTGAAAACAGCACAACGTACAAACAAATGGAAGAAGATAATCATATGGACGATCTTGTCCATCGTTATCATCGTAGCCGGAGCTTTCGTATATCTTAATTCGGTAACGTATAGTCCTTCTGAACGAGCTGAAGCGGCAATGATAAGTGATGCACAGGTTAATGTCACCAAGATTAAGGACGGTTACCGGTTTGAACCGGTGGGTACAGAGGTAACTGAACCGAATATTATTTTTTATCCGGGCGGTCTGGTCGAACCTGAAAGTTATTCTCCGTTTACCAGAGCAATGGCAGAAGAGGGACACCGCGTATACATCGCGAATATGCCAATAAACTTGGCCATTTTCGGTCAGAACAAGGCTGATTCCTTTGTAGAGGAACACCCCGATGAAGCATTTGTTATTGGCGGCCATTCATTGGGAGGCTCATTCGCATCACGGTATGCTGCCGAGCATACGGAGAAGTTGAAAGGCGCCTTTTTCTTGGCTTCTTATGCAGATGAAGGAGGTAGCTTGAAGAATACGGATTTGTCTATCTTACAGATTACAGGTTCCGATGACGGAGTGCTTAACCGGGAAGACTGGGAGAGCGCCAAAGCAAATCTTCCAGAAGACACAACATACGTCACTATTGAGGGTGGGAATCACGGTCAATTCGGCTCATACGGTATGCAAAAAGGAGACAATCAGCCTGCTATTACGAAAGAAGAACAGTTGGAAGAGGTTGTCGTAGCATTGCGGAACTGGATGGATAAATTAAAATAA
- a CDS encoding NAD(P)-dependent alcohol dehydrogenase, with translation MGGKTYHAGLPQKSGNNFMNALVYDTYGTPEVLRLEKVSVPMPKDHEVLIEVHATSVNSWDWDLLRGKPFVNRIGAARQPRYRILGVDVAGRVIAVGASATRFKPGDEVFGDLSGCGWGGFAEYVCAAEEALTLKPTGIDYVQAAAIPQAAVLALQGLRDRGKLQKGQRVLINGAGGGVGTYAIQYAKLLGAEVTGVDSAEKLDMILAVGADYVLDYRKANFTAVGVQYDLILDVIGKHSVFALKRALGSGGRYVMIGGPMPRILLNLICAPFIARLEHKKIMLLIHKPNHEDQEVWRELVESGEVVPIVYREYALSEAAQAFRDIGEGRVKGKAVVSIKKMDL, from the coding sequence ATGGGCGGAAAAACGTATCATGCTGGATTACCCCAAAAATCGGGAAATAACTTCATGAATGCATTGGTATATGATACCTATGGAACACCAGAAGTCCTGCGATTGGAAAAAGTATCTGTCCCTATGCCCAAGGATCATGAAGTGTTAATTGAGGTCCATGCGACTTCGGTAAATTCATGGGATTGGGATCTCCTTCGTGGAAAGCCATTCGTTAACCGCATCGGCGCGGCAAGGCAGCCGCGTTATCGAATTCTTGGCGTAGACGTCGCAGGGCGCGTAATCGCCGTTGGAGCATCTGCTACACGGTTCAAACCAGGAGACGAGGTGTTCGGAGATCTTTCCGGTTGCGGGTGGGGGGGATTCGCGGAATATGTATGTGCGGCTGAGGAGGCCTTGACACTCAAGCCAACCGGTATCGACTATGTGCAGGCAGCTGCTATTCCTCAAGCAGCCGTTCTGGCTTTGCAAGGTCTACGTGATCGGGGAAAGCTGCAAAAGGGGCAGCGTGTTCTGATTAATGGCGCCGGTGGCGGAGTCGGAACATATGCCATCCAATATGCCAAATTGCTTGGGGCTGAGGTGACTGGCGTTGACAGTGCTGAAAAGCTCGACATGATACTTGCTGTGGGAGCTGACTATGTGTTGGATTACAGGAAAGCGAATTTCACTGCTGTAGGTGTACAATACGACCTGATTCTGGATGTCATCGGAAAGCACTCGGTTTTTGCTTTGAAACGTGCACTAGGTAGTGGAGGCAGGTACGTAATGATCGGAGGCCCAATGCCCCGTATTCTTCTCAATCTGATATGTGCACCGTTCATTGCCAGACTTGAACATAAGAAAATAATGCTTCTTATCCATAAACCGAATCATGAGGATCAAGAGGTGTGGAGAGAACTTGTTGAATCAGGAGAAGTCGTGCCGATTGTTTATCGGGAGTATGCGTTAAGCGAAGCGGCTCAAGCCTTTCGGGATATTGGAGAAGGCCGTGTGAAAGGAAAAGCCGTCGTCTCCATCAAGAAAATGGATTTATGA
- a CDS encoding barstar family protein, with protein sequence MSNIQIDGYHIHSKEELHQVLRNQLELDENYGGNLDALWDVLTGAVSMPLTVQWLGFEKSKEILGDYADQVIELLREVEAEIQGFTLELYY encoded by the coding sequence ATGAGCAATATTCAGATTGACGGATACCACATTCACAGCAAGGAAGAATTGCATCAAGTACTTCGGAATCAGCTTGAGTTAGACGAGAACTACGGAGGCAATCTGGACGCGCTGTGGGATGTCTTAACCGGGGCTGTAAGCATGCCGCTTACCGTTCAATGGCTTGGCTTCGAGAAGAGCAAAGAAATTCTTGGAGATTACGCAGATCAAGTCATCGAATTGTTGCGGGAAGTTGAAGCGGAGATCCAAGGATTTACGTTGGAATTATATTATTGA
- a CDS encoding TetR/AcrR family transcriptional regulator — protein sequence MSISSNLSSKEKLMLTAIDLISKKGYKSVTTQEIATTAGLSEKTLFRLFKTKQNLLETAFDQYHYAEEMTRIFNEKLVWDLYTDLLLISKTYHNIMNRNRKLFMISLKEVENLPGYRERTVKHPKQLLDILTNYFNIMYDKGKLAKINPELQAFSFMSLNYGVFINNLEEEVLFPGLSLEGIITESVWTFTRALTP from the coding sequence ATGTCCATCAGCAGTAATCTTAGCAGTAAAGAAAAATTAATGTTGACGGCCATCGATTTAATTTCAAAAAAAGGCTATAAAAGTGTGACGACACAGGAAATAGCCACAACAGCCGGACTAAGTGAGAAAACCTTGTTTCGTCTCTTTAAAACTAAACAAAACTTGTTAGAGACTGCCTTTGACCAATATCATTATGCAGAAGAGATGACAAGGATCTTCAATGAAAAACTGGTATGGGATCTGTATACAGATTTGTTGCTAATCAGCAAGACATATCATAATATCATGAACCGTAATCGAAAATTGTTTATGATTAGCCTCAAGGAAGTAGAGAATTTACCCGGTTATAGAGAGAGAACGGTGAAGCATCCTAAACAACTTTTGGATATTCTAACCAATTACTTTAATATCATGTATGATAAAGGAAAGTTGGCTAAAATCAATCCTGAACTGCAAGCTTTTTCATTCATGTCATTGAATTATGGTGTATTCATAAATAATCTCGAAGAAGAAGTACTTTTTCCAGGGCTCTCATTGGAAGGCATCATTACAGAGAGTGTATGGACGTTTACTAGGGCATTAACTCCCTAG
- a CDS encoding amino acid ABC transporter substrate-binding protein/permease, giving the protein MKTTKISFFILSLMLLLVSGLSGWVGNAAAASDSGKTYIIGTDITFAPFEYQDENGDYVGIDMDLLDAIAKDQNFKYQIKALGFNAAVQALEANQVDGVIAGMSITDERKAKFDFSEPYYDSGVVMGISANNDTIKSYEDLRGKKVAVKTGTEGYSFAESIASKYGFTIVPFDDSSQMYDDVKTGNSAACFEDEPVLRFGVKQNNGLKVVTDKEDGASYGFAVSKDKNQELLEMFNAGLVNIKANGEYERIIAEYVGENAQVANQGRWELIQKSLPALFKGLGNTLIYTIVSLFFAFIIGLIFGFMKVGQNKFLRGVATVFVDIFRGIPLIVLAFFIYFGIPQAMGFTMPLFLAAILTLSLNAGAYVTEIIRGGIQSIDRGQMEAARSLGLPYRKAMIKIVIPQAVRVMIPSFINQMVITLKDTSILSVIGLVELTQSGKIVIARTFSSFDIWLTVAVMYLIVIITLTKVADYLEVKVRRG; this is encoded by the coding sequence ATGAAAACAACGAAGATCTCATTTTTTATACTTTCACTGATGCTGCTCCTGGTGAGCGGTCTATCAGGGTGGGTTGGGAACGCTGCTGCAGCATCCGATTCAGGTAAAACTTATATTATCGGAACCGATATCACATTTGCTCCATTCGAATATCAAGACGAGAATGGTGATTATGTAGGTATTGATATGGATTTGCTGGATGCCATCGCCAAAGACCAAAATTTCAAGTACCAAATCAAAGCTCTCGGATTTAACGCAGCTGTACAGGCACTTGAGGCCAATCAGGTTGATGGTGTCATTGCAGGCATGAGTATTACGGATGAAAGAAAAGCAAAATTTGATTTCTCAGAGCCTTATTATGATTCAGGCGTAGTCATGGGTATTAGCGCGAATAATGATACCATAAAGAGCTACGAGGATCTTCGTGGTAAAAAGGTCGCCGTGAAAACGGGTACAGAGGGGTACAGCTTTGCTGAGTCAATCGCCTCGAAATATGGATTTACCATTGTTCCATTCGACGATTCTTCCCAAATGTATGATGATGTTAAGACCGGTAATTCCGCCGCCTGTTTTGAAGATGAGCCTGTACTAAGATTCGGGGTAAAACAGAATAATGGTCTGAAGGTGGTTACTGACAAAGAAGACGGGGCTTCCTACGGATTTGCAGTAAGTAAGGATAAAAATCAGGAGCTTCTGGAGATGTTCAATGCTGGTCTCGTGAATATCAAAGCTAACGGTGAGTATGAGCGCATTATTGCGGAATATGTTGGAGAGAATGCCCAAGTCGCCAATCAAGGTCGCTGGGAGCTCATTCAGAAATCTCTTCCTGCCTTGTTTAAAGGTCTGGGGAACACACTTATATATACGATTGTGTCACTGTTCTTCGCGTTTATCATTGGTTTGATATTCGGATTCATGAAGGTGGGACAGAACAAATTCCTACGTGGTGTTGCCACTGTATTTGTAGATATCTTCCGCGGTATTCCGCTGATTGTCCTGGCATTCTTTATCTATTTCGGGATTCCACAGGCGATGGGCTTCACGATGCCATTGTTCTTGGCGGCTATTCTGACACTTAGTTTGAACGCAGGAGCATATGTGACTGAGATTATCCGAGGCGGGATTCAATCGATTGATCGTGGTCAGATGGAAGCTGCCCGTTCATTGGGACTTCCTTATCGCAAAGCAATGATTAAGATTGTCATTCCGCAGGCAGTGCGGGTTATGATTCCGTCCTTTATTAACCAGATGGTTATCACGCTGAAGGATACGTCCATCTTATCCGTTATTGGTCTCGTAGAGTTGACACAATCAGGTAAAATTGTCATCGCAAGAACGTTCTCCTCTTTTGACATTTGGTTAACGGTTGCGGTTATGTATCTGATTGTTATCATCACATTGACCAAAGTTGCTGATTATCTGGAGGTGAAGGTTCGTCGTGGCTAA
- a CDS encoding MFS transporter yields MNTNKEALLLRVLVFTLIISVMNGMMFNVVLPVIGEEFQLTASQSSWIVTGYLVVYAIGTVTYGKLTDKYSMKVLISFGLWILAAGSLLGMVATEYWMVIIARIVQAAGAAVIPALAMIIPVRYFAPEQRGQALGTSAIGIAIGNALAPIVAGFVSSALSWEFLFVIPLLSLATLPFYRKYLDDEKGGSEKMDYLGGALLAGTVATLLLSLTQSNAWFLLTGIILLLLFIVRIRYAEVPFVKPALFQNKAYSAGMGIAFLLVAISPAIPFTTPQLLSEVHGLSPAWTGVIMLPSALVAALLGRRGGRLADEKGNPFLLYTASSLLVVGFISLSLVVGATPVLISFFLVFGVLGQSYMQIAVSNTIAQTLPREQIGIGMGLLSMFNFIAVSVSTAALGKVLDGGTATLQLNPLLQNKTAFVYSNIFIVLALFVIAMTMLYMLQFGRMSKTVHQSSSS; encoded by the coding sequence ATGAACACCAATAAAGAAGCGTTATTACTCCGTGTTCTTGTTTTTACACTGATTATATCAGTCATGAATGGAATGATGTTTAATGTTGTATTACCTGTGATTGGCGAAGAGTTCCAACTTACTGCTTCTCAATCGAGCTGGATCGTTACAGGTTATTTAGTTGTATATGCGATTGGTACAGTGACTTACGGGAAACTTACCGATAAATACAGCATGAAGGTTCTAATTTCGTTTGGTCTTTGGATATTGGCAGCAGGCTCTCTTCTGGGGATGGTGGCAACAGAGTATTGGATGGTTATTATCGCACGGATCGTGCAGGCTGCTGGTGCAGCGGTCATACCTGCATTGGCCATGATTATTCCCGTTCGATACTTCGCACCGGAGCAACGCGGGCAAGCCTTGGGTACCTCTGCCATTGGTATAGCTATTGGAAATGCCCTTGCTCCAATCGTGGCCGGATTTGTATCGAGCGCTTTGAGTTGGGAATTTCTTTTTGTGATCCCATTACTTTCTCTTGCTACGCTTCCTTTTTATCGAAAATACCTGGATGATGAAAAAGGCGGCAGTGAAAAAATGGATTATTTGGGTGGAGCGTTATTAGCAGGAACAGTTGCTACACTTTTGCTTTCATTAACCCAATCTAATGCATGGTTCCTACTAACCGGGATTATCTTATTGCTACTGTTCATCGTGCGTATTCGTTATGCGGAAGTGCCGTTTGTAAAACCAGCCTTATTTCAAAACAAAGCCTATTCAGCTGGAATGGGAATTGCATTCCTTCTGGTCGCTATCAGTCCTGCGATTCCATTTACTACGCCACAATTGCTCTCGGAAGTACATGGTCTATCCCCAGCATGGACAGGTGTCATTATGCTACCTTCTGCGCTCGTAGCTGCACTTCTCGGACGCAGAGGTGGAAGGCTCGCGGATGAAAAAGGGAATCCTTTTTTACTGTATACGGCATCTTCACTACTTGTTGTTGGTTTTATAAGCTTATCGTTAGTTGTAGGTGCTACACCGGTCTTGATTTCCTTTTTTCTTGTTTTTGGTGTTCTGGGTCAGTCTTATATGCAAATTGCGGTCTCAAATACCATTGCTCAGACGCTTCCCAGAGAGCAAATTGGAATAGGGATGGGGCTACTATCCATGTTTAACTTCATTGCAGTGTCTGTGTCTACTGCTGCCTTAGGAAAGGTTCTTGACGGGGGAACAGCAACGCTTCAACTTAACCCTCTGCTTCAAAATAAGACAGCTTTTGTGTACAGTAATATATTTATTGTGCTCGCCTTGTTTGTTATTGCGATGACTATGCTATATATGCTTCAATTTGGACGTATGTCCAAAACTGTTCATCAGTCGAGTTCATCTTAA